In the genome of Polyangia bacterium, the window CAGGTAGGGATCAGCGCGCACGACGATCTCCAGGTACAGATCGCCGGCCACGCCGCCTTTGCCGGGCGCCGGCGCGCCCTGGTTGGCCATGCGCAGCCGCCCCCCTGTCTCCACGCCCGGAGGGACCGCCACCTCCAGTTGGCTGCCACTGCCGACGCGAACCGTGCGTCGCGTGCCCAGCGCCGCCTCGGAAAAAGAAATCTCCAGCTGGCCTTCCATGTCGGCGCCCCGGGCCGGCCGCTGGCGGCCCCGTCCAAATGGATCGCCACCGCCCGCCCGTCCACGCTGCCCGCCCGGGCCGGCGTCGCCGAACAAGGTGGAGAAGATGTCGCCCAAATCACCAAAATCGCCGGAGAAATTCACGCTGCCGCCGGCTCCGGCCCTGGCGTTGCCGCCGAAGGCGCGCGCGAAAGCATCGGCGTCGAATCCTTCCGGCATGCCGTCGGGACGAACCGGCGCGTGCTTCAGGCGGTCGTACTCGGCGCGCTTCTGGGCGTCGCCCAGGACGCCGTACGCTTCGTTGATCTCCTTGAACCGTTCGGTCTTCTTCTTGTCGCCGCCGGTGACGTCGGGATGAAACTCCTTGGCCAGCTTGCGATAAGTCTTCTTGATCGTGGCATCGTCAGCGTTCTCAGGAACGCCGAGGGTTTTGTAGAGGTCTTTCATGGGCGGTGGTGGGGGGGGCACCGCGGTCCGGTGCGCGGGAGATCATGTCACGAGACCGCGGCAACAGGCGAGAGCC includes:
- a CDS encoding DnaJ C-terminal domain-containing protein — its product is MKDLYKTLGVPENADDATIKKTYRKLAKEFHPDVTGGDKKKTERFKEINEAYGVLGDAQKRAEYDRLKHAPVRPDGMPEGFDADAFARAFGGNARAGAGGSVNFSGDFGDLGDIFSTLFGDAGPGGQRGRAGGGDPFGRGRQRPARGADMEGQLEISFSEAALGTRRTVRVGSGSQLEVAVPPGVETGGRLRMANQGAPAPGKGGVAGDLYLEIVVRADPYLRRNGSDVEMDLPVSVSEAALGAKIGVPTVDGQVTVTVPAGTSSGARLRLRGRGAKKSDGTRGDQFCRVEVVVPKNVGTDAELKRLFEEIGKRTADTAVRIF